The following DNA comes from Halalkaliarchaeum sp. AArc-CO.
CCAGTACGGGTTCCGGAGGAACTCCCGGCCCAGGATCGCGAGGTCGGCCCGGCCGTTGCGGACGAGTGCGTCGGCGTGCTCCGGCTCCGTGATCTTCCCGACGGCCCCGACGGCGACGTCCGTCCGGTCCCGGATCTCCTCGGCGTACGGCACCTGATAGCCGGGAGCGGCCTCGGGGACCGTCTGCTCGGGATGGATGCCGCCCGCCGAAACGTCGATCAGGTCGGCACCGGCCTCCGAAAGAAGCGGCGCGAGCCGGACCGAGTCCGAAAGCGTCCACGACTCCCGATCCGGCAGCCAGTCGGTCGCAGAGATGCGGACGAAGACAGGCTTGTCGTCGGGCCAGACCTCCCGAACCGCAGCCGTTACGTCCCTGACGAGACGGGTTCGTCCCTCGAAGTCGCCCCCATAGGCGTCACTCCGGCGGTTCGTCACCGGCGAGAGGAACTCGTGGAGCAGATAGCCGTGGGCGGCGTGTACCTCGGCGATCTCGAAGCCGGCCCGACGGGCCCGCTCGGCGGCGGCGGCAAAGTCGTCGACCACGTTTTCGATCCCGTCCCGCGTGAGTCGGCGGAGCGGAACCGGATCCTCCTCGCGTGGCCACGGTTCGTCGCTGGGCGCGACCACGTCCCAGCCGCCGTCGGCGGGTGCGACCGGGCCGCCACCGTCCCAGGGCCGTTTCGTCGACGCCTTCCTGCCCGCGTGGGCCAGCTGGATCCCCGGAACCGATCCCTGGTCGGCGATAAAGCCAGCGATGTCGGCGAGCGCGTCGGCCTGGTCGGCGTTCCAGATGCCGAGGTCGTGTGGAGTGATCCGCCCTTCCGGTGATACTGCCGTCGCCTCCGACATCACGACGCCCGCGCCACCGACCGCCCGGCTACCCAGATGAACGAGATGCCAGTCAGTCGGCATGCCCTCGCTAGCGGAGTACTGACACATCGGTGACACCATCACGCGGTTCGGCAGTTCGGTGTCCCGCAACACGAGCGGATCGAACAGGGAATCAGTCATCGATCGGAGTTCACCCGCCAGGATAAAACGACTGTT
Coding sequences within:
- a CDS encoding NADH:flavin oxidoreductase/NADH oxidase, encoding MTDSLFDPLVLRDTELPNRVMVSPMCQYSASEGMPTDWHLVHLGSRAVGGAGVVMSEATAVSPEGRITPHDLGIWNADQADALADIAGFIADQGSVPGIQLAHAGRKASTKRPWDGGGPVAPADGGWDVVAPSDEPWPREEDPVPLRRLTRDGIENVVDDFAAAAERARRAGFEIAEVHAAHGYLLHEFLSPVTNRRSDAYGGDFEGRTRLVRDVTAAVREVWPDDKPVFVRISATDWLPDRESWTLSDSVRLAPLLSEAGADLIDVSAGGIHPEQTVPEAAPGYQVPYAEEIRDRTDVAVGAVGKITEPEHADALVRNGRADLAILGREFLRNPYWTLHAAEALDVDLEWPPQYRRGKPR